The sequence TAGGAACCGGATCGACGGTACTTGGGCGAGTATTGGCACGGACCGGCGCAGTAACGCTCCTCAGCAATACGGTGACCGACACCGGCCCTTGAACAAGCCGCTTCAACCCAGCGGATCTCGGTTTTTTAGAAGACGGCCCGTGAGACATCACTCACGAGCCGTTTTTGAAGGCGGTGTTACGATAGTGCGGTAACCTCAAGGGCGTGCGTGAGCTGCTGCGCGATCGCGAGTTCCTAGCGTACTTTGCGGCACGGCAGGGTGCGCAGCTGGCTTACAGCATCGAGGCGGTCGCGATCGGATGGCAGGTCTACGGATTGCGCCACAGCGCCTTCGACATCGGCCTCGTCGGGCTCGTCCTCTTCATACCGCAACTTCTTCTCGTCATACCCGCCGGAACGATCGCGGACCAGTTCGATCGCCGCATCGTGTGCGTGCTGTGCACGCTCGGCGAGATGACGGCCGAGCTTATGTTCGTCGCGCTGGTTCTGGCCGGCTCGCGTTCGGTCGCGCTAAATCTTGCCGCGGTCGGCCTGATCGGCGTCGCACACAGCCTCGGCACTCCTGCGGAACGATCCTTGTTGGCCGGAATCGTTCGCTCGGAGCGATTCGTGCGCGCTCAGGCGCTGAGCACGTCCGTCGGCCAGGTGGTGACGATCGCGGGCCCTGCGTTGGGCGGCGTATTGATCGCGATCGGCTTGCCCGTCGCATTCGCTGTAGCCGCCGCGTCGTACGGCCTTGCCGCACTTGCCTTTTCGTTCCTCACGCCGCGGTCAACCGACCGGAGCACAGTCCCGCTCGGAGCGATCGAGGGTGTGCGCTTCATCGCCCGTCATCCCGTCATTCTCGGCGCCATATCGCTGGATTTGTTCGCCGTGCTTTTCGGTGGAGCGACCGCTCTGCTACCGATCTTCGCGACACAGATCCTCCACGTCGGCCCGATCGGCTTTGGCGCCCTGCGGAGCGCGCCGGCGGTCGGTGCGGCGCTCGTCGCCGCGTATCTCGCCCGGCGGCCGGTAGCGCGGCTCGCCGGTCCGGTGCTGATGTGGTGCGTCGCCGGCTTCGGGGTCGCGACAATCGTCTTTGGCGTTTCGCACAATCTCGTGCTCTCGCTCGTCGCCTTGGCAGCGACCGGCGGTTTTGACGTCGTCAGCATGGTTATTCGAATGACGCTCGTGCAGCTCGGCACGCCCGACGCGATGCGCGGGCGCGTCACCGCGATCGAGAACATCTTCATCGGCGCCTCCAACGAGTTGGGCGCATTTGAATCGGGCGCCCTTGCGGCGCTGGTCGGCGCCGCATCGTCCGTGGTCATCGGCGGCTTCGCAACGCTCGCCGTGATCGCGTTCTGGGCGGTCATCTTTCCGTCGCTACGATCCTTCGACGGGATCGCCGGCGCCTCACCCGACGAGCCCAGGCCATTGTGATCTTGAAAATGGCCATAGAAAATGCCTTCGATCGCGCAACGAGAAATGCTCGAGAACGAGCATGGTTCACGTCACGTTGGGGAGGAAGACGATGAGCGAGAATAAGGTCACGTCCGTGGAGGCCCGAATGCCGACTCGACGGCAACTGGTCACCGGAGCCGTAGTCGCATTGGGCAGTCTGGCCGCCGGGTCTGCGGTTTTTGGGAAGACCCCATCGGCCATGACGGAACTACCGAGCACCGGCCCAAACAAGATGCGGTGCTCTCTCCACCAGGAAGTCGAATTCAACGCAAGCTCGCAGCGGATCTATGATGTACTCCTGAGTTCACGTGAGTTTGCCGCATTTTCCGATGCGCCGGCGCAGATCGGCCGCGAAGCGGGAAGCGAGTTCTCAATGTTCGATGGGAAAATCGTCGGACGGAACATCGAACTGGTATCCGATCAACGAATAGTTCAGGCTTGGCGGCCGATCGACTGGAATCCAGGCGTGTATTCCATCGTCAAGTTTGAACTCACGTCGCGGGGTTCGCAAACCAACGTCGCACTCGATCACGCGGGCTTTCCGGAAGGCACGTTCGACCATCTTAACGTTGGATGGAAACTGAAATATTGGGATCCGCTTCGGAAATATCTCGCGTAATCGCACGCTTTCATCGTTGGTTTCATTACTATTTCAGAACCCCAACCTATCCTACACGAAAGCACTCTTTTTCGTTTGGAATTGGGGGTCGCCATGGACATGCGTCGGTTACTCGGATCGATCGCGGCTTGCGCTATGCTCGCGGGTTGCTCGCAGGGGGCGAGCCTGAATCCGCAAGGAACTGGAGCGTCCTTGGCGCTAGCGGTGACACACGAATCGTCAGTTCCTGCCCTGGTGTCAAATCTAAAGGTGAAGTTTTTCGGCACGCCCACGGCGTTTTCGTGGCCCGACTACATCACGAAAGGAAGCGACGGCAATCTTTGGTTCTCTGAGTTCTATGCCGATCAGATCGGCCGGATCACACCGTCCGGCGCGATCAAAGAGTTCCCACTGCCGCAGCTCAACGATATCGAGGGCATCGCGACCGGACCGGACGGCAACGTATGGTTTACGGAGCCCGGAGAAAACAAGGTCGGCAAGATGACGACGACTGGCGCCGTCACCGCTTTTCCCATCGACGCCCCAAATCCGTCGCCGCGAGGCATCACGGCCGGCCCGGACGGAAACGTGTGGTTCGTCGAGTACTACGGCAATGCTATCGGCCGCGTCACGCCGGATGGCGTCATCACACAATTCGCAATTCCGCAAGCGGAGAGTTACCCGTGGTGGATCACCACCGGGAAAGACGGGAATCTTTGGTTCACTGAGTCCGCGACCAACATCATCGAACGCTTCAATCCACGCACGTTGAAGTTCGGAAAGCCGTTGCACCTGCCGGGAATCGGTGCGACGCCGTGGGGAATCATGACTGCCCCGGACGGCCACCTTTGGTTCACGCAGCGCCGGGCCGGCGACATCTCGGTGATCCTCAGTGGCAGCGTGAAATCGTTCCACATCGCAAAGCACACGAGCTATCCGGATACGATCGTCACCGGACCCGATAGTAAGCTTTGGTTCACCGAAAATCAGACCAACGCGATAGGGCGCTTCGATCCCGCCACGGGCACATTTCTGAAAGTGATAGAGCTGCCCGACGGAGATATCCCGACCGGCATCGCCGTTGGCAGCGACAACAACATCTGGTTCACGGTCGCCAACTACACGCAGCCGAACTCGATCGGCGAAATCGTTCTCCATTAGGAGGGACGAGCGGCAGCAGCCGCTTGGGCATTCGGCGTCGGTCCCGCACGCAAGTGCGGGATCGACTTTATATCCCCTTACACGTAGTCTTTCAACGTCAGCGTCACCGCGCGCGCCGCGGCGGTCCCCGTTGTCACCGTCAGTTTCACGGTCGTCCCCGGCGGGCCGCTAAGCAGCTGGCGGATGCGCACCAAGCCGAGTTTGGAAGCGTCGACGCCGTTCACGCTCATGATGAGGTCTCTGGGACGCAGACCAGCTTGTGCGGCGGGTGTCG is a genomic window of Candidatus Eremiobacteraceae bacterium containing:
- a CDS encoding SRPBCC domain-containing protein; protein product: MSENKVTSVEARMPTRRQLVTGAVVALGSLAAGSAVFGKTPSAMTELPSTGPNKMRCSLHQEVEFNASSQRIYDVLLSSREFAAFSDAPAQIGREAGSEFSMFDGKIVGRNIELVSDQRIVQAWRPIDWNPGVYSIVKFELTSRGSQTNVALDHAGFPEGTFDHLNVGWKLKYWDPLRKYLA
- a CDS encoding MFS transporter — its product is MRELLRDREFLAYFAARQGAQLAYSIEAVAIGWQVYGLRHSAFDIGLVGLVLFIPQLLLVIPAGTIADQFDRRIVCVLCTLGEMTAELMFVALVLAGSRSVALNLAAVGLIGVAHSLGTPAERSLLAGIVRSERFVRAQALSTSVGQVVTIAGPALGGVLIAIGLPVAFAVAAASYGLAALAFSFLTPRSTDRSTVPLGAIEGVRFIARHPVILGAISLDLFAVLFGGATALLPIFATQILHVGPIGFGALRSAPAVGAALVAAYLARRPVARLAGPVLMWCVAGFGVATIVFGVSHNLVLSLVALAATGGFDVVSMVIRMTLVQLGTPDAMRGRVTAIENIFIGASNELGAFESGALAALVGAASSVVIGGFATLAVIAFWAVIFPSLRSFDGIAGASPDEPRPL